Below is a window of Rhea pennata isolate bPtePen1 chromosome 2, bPtePen1.pri, whole genome shotgun sequence DNA.
TGCATGTATAACgtgaattttccttttgactttTGTGAAATATTACTCCTGGAACAGAGGCAAAAAGAGCAACAGCCCAAGTGACAGTGCTGGTGAGGATGCCATAGGTAACTGTCCtggcttttaaagcaaaaactgCATGCACTATGGCCAGATACCTGTCTATGGTCAACAGGATTATGAAAAAGATCCCACTGTAGAAGCCAAGGAGGTAGACACCTGAGAGAATTCTGCAGAGTGCGTCTCCAAAAATCCACTCCTGGGCAGCATAGTAAGCccaaaaagggagggaaaataTAAACAGCAAATCAGAAATTGCCAAATTGAGCAGGTAGATGTCGGTCATGCTCTTCAGTCGCTTGTATTTTACCAGGATAAGGACAAcgagcatgttgcccaggaggCCAAATATCACCACCAAAGAGTAAAGCGGTGGCAGAAATTTTGCTGCAAAGTACCTTCCCTCAATTTTTATGCATGCTGTTGCACCTTCGTAATCAAATTCTGTTGTCAGTGGCAAGTTGTCTAAGTCAGCGGTGTAGTTTTCCACCATGTGTTCAtctagaaaggaagaaaaggatgtTTAATGGCAGGACACTCCATAGGCTTGCGTGAGAGGGAATGAAACCCCTTGCTGCCCTCATCTAGATTACCTGTGGCTCTTGAGCATGTAAACCTTGctgatgcaaagaaaataaacttgcaGAGCACAaaccttccccctccccttcccctgccccaatCTCTATAGCTATG
It encodes the following:
- the LOC134136564 gene encoding C-C chemokine receptor type 5-like, which encodes MADSLDEHMVENYTADLDNLPLTTEFDYEGATACIKIEGRYFAAKFLPPLYSLVVIFGLLGNMLVVLILVKYKRLKSMTDIYLLNLAISDLLFIFSLPFWAYYAAQEWIFGDALCRILSGVYLLGFYSGIFFIILLTIDRYLAIVHAVFALKARTVTYGILTSTVTWAVALFASVPGVIFHKSQKENSRYTCSPHYPTEQRNAWKQFLTLKMNILGLIVPMLIMICSYTQIIKTLLQCRNEKKHKAVRLIFIIMLVYFLFWAPYNICILLRDFQVSLSLSTCEISGQLEKAIQVTETISMIHCCINPVIYAFAGEKFRKYLHCFFRKHIASHFSKYCPVFYVDTAERASSTYTQSTGEQEVSAAL